A region of Oceanicoccus sp. KOV_DT_Chl DNA encodes the following proteins:
- a CDS encoding PAS domain-containing sensor histidine kinase, with protein sequence MPSTALDNSQSVLPESLNDLAALQAGADSSSRIRSREELMSAFEVFNNVSNQLAETYHDMEQQVGSLNQELHQLAEQRLQELREKERISSRLESLLNLLPAGVVVLDSKGVVTECNPAAADFLGEPLLGEVWRDVIRRSFAPQLDDGHEISLKDGRRISMLTRSMEGEPGQLILLTDLTETRELQRRLDRHRRLSEMGRMMSSLAHQIRTPLSAAMLYAGHLCDSELSRDQTRRFSEKVLSRLHHLDQQVKDMLIFVKGDVKLTDTIAVDELLAELEAAMEVSISSSQSRYQINNDCVGAMIHCNRESMVGALMNLVNNAIQSQFEAVALDIRVVANGVGQLQIIISDNGPGIDGTVLQNLKEPFFTTKSQGTGLGLTVVRAVAEAHHGLFELQSTLGEGTTAVLTLPISESVSTKTTANFNHTITPEASGGSLS encoded by the coding sequence ATGCCAAGCACTGCCCTGGATAATAGCCAGTCTGTTTTACCCGAGTCCCTGAATGACTTGGCCGCGCTGCAGGCGGGTGCTGACTCATCCTCACGTATTCGCAGCCGCGAAGAACTGATGTCTGCCTTTGAGGTATTTAATAACGTCTCAAACCAATTGGCTGAAACCTATCATGATATGGAACAGCAGGTCGGCTCGTTGAATCAGGAGTTGCACCAGCTAGCTGAACAGCGCTTGCAAGAATTGCGCGAGAAAGAACGCATCAGTAGTCGCCTGGAAAGTTTATTGAATCTGCTCCCTGCCGGGGTAGTGGTGTTGGATAGCAAAGGTGTCGTGACCGAGTGCAATCCCGCCGCTGCCGATTTTTTAGGTGAACCGCTATTGGGTGAAGTGTGGCGTGATGTAATTCGGCGCTCCTTTGCCCCGCAGTTGGATGATGGCCACGAAATTTCATTAAAGGATGGACGGCGTATCAGTATGTTGACGCGTTCCATGGAAGGTGAACCGGGGCAGTTGATCTTACTGACCGACTTGACTGAAACCCGTGAATTGCAGCGACGTTTGGATCGCCACCGACGCTTGTCAGAAATGGGACGGATGATGTCGTCGCTGGCCCATCAAATTCGCACGCCATTATCAGCAGCGATGTTATATGCCGGTCACTTATGTGATTCGGAATTAAGTCGCGATCAAACCCGGCGTTTTTCAGAAAAAGTCTTGTCGCGTTTACATCACCTTGATCAGCAAGTGAAAGACATGCTGATTTTTGTAAAGGGCGATGTGAAACTCACCGATACTATTGCGGTAGATGAATTATTGGCTGAGTTAGAAGCGGCGATGGAAGTGTCCATTAGTAGCAGTCAATCCCGATACCAAATCAATAACGATTGTGTTGGCGCGATGATTCATTGCAATCGCGAAAGTATGGTCGGTGCGTTAATGAACTTGGTTAACAATGCCATTCAATCCCAATTTGAAGCCGTGGCCTTGGATATTCGGGTGGTTGCCAATGGTGTTGGCCAATTGCAAATAATTATCAGTGATAATGGTCCCGGTATTGATGGGACTGTTCTGCAAAATTTAAAGGAGCCGTTTTTTACCACCAAGTCGCAAGGTACCGGTTTAGGGTTAACGGTGGTGCGGGCAGTGGCTGAAGCCCATCATGGTTTATTTGAATTGCAATCGACATTGGGTGAAGGTACGACGGCTGTGTTA
- a CDS encoding alpha-ketoacid dehydrogenase subunit beta: protein MCLKTCRKTWPGSAKKWSMAMTKMNMVQAINSALDIKMSVDPTVLVMGEDVGFFGGVFRCTQGLYQKHGAHRALDMPIAEGGIIATAIGMGVNGLRPVVEIQFADYIYPAFDQIVSELARLRHRSGGEFWAPVTIRTPCGGGIRGGQTHSQSPEGIFTHVCGLKTVMPSNPYDAKGLLISAIEDDDPVLFFEPKRIYNGPFDGDHNKPAIGWGNHPLGDVPDGYYSIPIGKAEITQAGNDVTVLAYGTMVHVAAAAIEQSGINAELIDLRSLVPLDVNTITQSVKKTGRCVVIHEATRTGGYGAELVAEVQEQCFWHLLAPIERVTGWDTPYPHGFEWEYFPSQERIIEALQRTLENH, encoded by the coding sequence ATGTGTTTAAAGACGTGCCGGAAAACCTGGCCCGGCAGCGCAAAAAAATGGAGCATGGCCATGACTAAAATGAACATGGTCCAGGCGATTAATTCTGCCCTCGATATAAAAATGTCCGTCGACCCCACGGTATTAGTGATGGGCGAAGACGTCGGCTTTTTTGGCGGCGTGTTTCGTTGCACCCAAGGGCTGTATCAAAAGCACGGTGCCCATCGCGCACTGGATATGCCGATCGCCGAAGGCGGCATTATCGCTACCGCGATTGGTATGGGAGTAAACGGATTGCGACCAGTGGTGGAGATTCAATTCGCCGATTATATTTATCCCGCTTTCGATCAAATCGTCAGCGAATTAGCGCGGCTGCGGCACCGCAGTGGCGGTGAATTTTGGGCACCCGTTACTATTCGCACCCCCTGCGGCGGCGGTATTCGTGGCGGCCAAACGCACTCGCAAAGTCCCGAAGGAATCTTTACCCATGTCTGTGGCTTAAAAACCGTGATGCCCTCCAATCCTTACGACGCCAAAGGTTTATTAATCAGCGCCATTGAAGACGACGACCCGGTATTATTTTTTGAACCCAAACGCATCTATAACGGCCCCTTTGATGGCGACCACAATAAACCGGCGATAGGTTGGGGCAATCATCCGCTGGGCGATGTGCCCGACGGCTACTACAGTATTCCAATTGGCAAAGCGGAAATCACCCAGGCCGGTAACGATGTCACCGTGCTGGCCTACGGCACCATGGTGCATGTCGCGGCCGCCGCTATCGAACAAAGCGGCATCAATGCCGAACTGATTGATCTGCGCAGTCTAGTTCCCCTGGATGTAAACACCATTACCCAATCGGTTAAAAAAACTGGCCGCTGCGTCGTCATTCATGAAGCCACCCGCACCGGCGGCTACGGTGCCGAATTAGTTGCCGAAGTACAGGAACAGTGTTTCTGGCATTTGCTCGCCCCCATCGAACGCGTCACTGGTTGGGACACGCCTTACCCGCACGGCTTTGAATGGGAATACTTCCCCAGCCAGGAGCGCATTATCGAAGCCCTGCAACGCACACTGGAAAATCACTAG
- a CDS encoding dihydrolipoamide acetyltransferase family protein, which produces MTEFSFKLPDLGEGIVESEVCQWYIQVGDEVTQDQHIADIQTDKAVIETSSPVNGKVLKLGCDAGEVLAVGSQLVLFEITDSSKVSADTEQLTVKPVANTSNSSTTIEPQDQNIERHDHNSDGTTILTSPSVRLRARQENIDLQQLSGTGPKGRITHNDLDAATGNNNVSPKQQENIIADKKAKNTDSNDILKQYPLTGTRRVIAKKIQHSAQQIPQYTYIEEVDVTKLEQHRHQLNQQQSQKLTLLPFIVQALSKTLPQFPHCNAHFDNDNNQVTEFKAVHIGIATMTDSGLMVPVIRHAQNLSLWQCAEQIEQLATGARHNQLTTQQLSGSTITITSLGKLGGIASTPIINAPETCIIGINKIQQRPVVIDNGIAIRSMMNISATFDHRIVDGFDGASLVLEVKNLLEHPTTLTEIAP; this is translated from the coding sequence ATGACTGAATTTAGTTTTAAGCTGCCCGATTTAGGTGAAGGCATCGTTGAGTCAGAAGTTTGCCAGTGGTATATCCAGGTCGGTGACGAGGTTACCCAGGATCAACATATTGCCGACATCCAAACCGACAAGGCCGTGATTGAAACCAGCTCGCCGGTGAATGGAAAAGTTTTAAAATTAGGTTGTGACGCCGGCGAAGTATTAGCGGTTGGCAGTCAACTGGTTTTATTTGAAATCACCGATAGCAGCAAGGTCAGCGCCGACACTGAACAGCTCACTGTTAAGCCAGTAGCGAACACTTCCAACTCCAGCACAACGATAGAACCACAAGACCAAAACATTGAACGCCATGACCATAACTCTGATGGCACAACAATATTAACCTCACCCTCGGTGCGTTTAAGGGCGAGACAGGAGAATATAGATTTACAACAACTCAGTGGCACCGGCCCCAAAGGCCGCATTACCCATAACGATTTGGATGCAGCCACAGGCAATAATAATGTTAGCCCTAAACAACAAGAAAATATTATCGCCGATAAAAAAGCAAAAAATACTGACAGCAATGACATTTTAAAACAGTATCCACTGACAGGCACCCGCCGCGTCATCGCCAAAAAAATTCAACACAGCGCCCAGCAAATACCGCAATACACCTATATCGAAGAAGTCGATGTCACAAAACTGGAACAGCATCGCCATCAGCTAAACCAACAACAATCACAAAAACTCACCCTGCTGCCCTTTATCGTGCAGGCATTAAGCAAAACCCTGCCGCAATTCCCGCACTGCAATGCCCACTTCGACAATGACAACAATCAAGTCACTGAATTTAAAGCTGTACACATAGGCATCGCCACCATGACCGACAGCGGACTAATGGTACCGGTGATAAGGCACGCGCAAAACCTTAGCTTATGGCAATGTGCAGAACAGATAGAACAATTAGCCACAGGCGCACGACACAACCAACTCACAACGCAACAACTCAGCGGTTCGACCATTACCATTACCAGCTTGGGGAAACTTGGCGGCATCGCCTCAACCCCGATTATCAACGCACCGGAAACCTGTATTATCGGGATTAATAAAATTCAACAGCGGCCGGTGGTGATTGATAATGGTATTGCGATACGGAGCATGATGAATATTTCAGCGACGTTTGATCATCGCATTGTGGATGGGTTTGATGGGGCGAGTTTGGTGTTGGAGGTTAAGAATTTGTTGGAACATCCAACTACGCTAACTGAAATAGCACCGTAA
- a CDS encoding M20/M25/M40 family metallo-hydrolase, with amino-acid sequence MKSINLPLIASLVFFAEFLTASPLSPAVGHLAQAIRYQTVSYQDTSTIDYSVFSAFHQFLRDTYPTTFSRLQVEVVGDYSLLLSWPGTQAELKPVLLDAHYDVVPVEPGTETDWTQLPFAGVIADGYIWGRGALDDKSAVIATLEAIEALLASGYQPQRSLLFSIVHDEEIGGNEGAAKVAAHLKARGVTLQYMVGEGGMVVTQSPLLPNKPLAMVSLAEKTYVTLTLKTSGAGGHSSRPVADNAIIHLSQAVTRLHEAPFAPELIAPVSDMLAVLGEEIDGVKGFLMRNQWFSAPLLAYGMGKDSASQGMVRNTTAVTMFNAGIKENVIPQQAEAKVNFRLLPGFTPAQLIAAVKTIIDDPAIEISASDWKTNPPVADINGPGYQRIKAAINSVLPNALVTPGLLTASTDTPHYVGLTENIYRFHPFTVQMEDSSSVHGTNERIAIEAMVTAVALSKALISEVGRR; translated from the coding sequence ATGAAATCTATTAATTTGCCATTGATCGCGTCGCTAGTATTTTTTGCAGAGTTTTTGACCGCCTCACCACTCTCACCAGCAGTAGGACATTTAGCTCAGGCTATTCGTTACCAAACAGTGAGTTATCAAGACACTAGCACTATTGATTACAGCGTTTTTAGTGCATTTCATCAGTTTCTTCGCGATACCTACCCCACCACTTTTTCTCGTTTACAAGTAGAAGTAGTGGGCGATTACAGTCTGTTGCTCAGCTGGCCTGGTACTCAAGCTGAGCTTAAGCCGGTGTTGCTGGATGCGCATTATGATGTGGTACCGGTTGAGCCGGGTACCGAAACTGATTGGACACAGTTGCCTTTTGCGGGCGTGATTGCTGATGGCTATATTTGGGGGCGTGGCGCGCTTGATGATAAGTCCGCCGTTATTGCGACGTTGGAAGCAATTGAAGCTCTTTTAGCCAGTGGCTATCAACCTCAGCGCAGCCTATTATTTTCGATCGTCCATGATGAAGAAATTGGTGGCAATGAAGGCGCGGCTAAGGTTGCGGCTCACCTCAAAGCGCGTGGTGTCACCTTGCAGTATATGGTCGGGGAAGGTGGCATGGTGGTGACCCAAAGTCCGTTGCTGCCAAACAAACCCCTGGCGATGGTATCGCTGGCGGAGAAAACCTATGTCACTCTAACGCTTAAGACAAGCGGCGCAGGCGGCCACTCATCTCGGCCCGTTGCCGATAATGCCATTATTCATTTATCGCAAGCGGTTACTCGCCTGCATGAAGCGCCGTTTGCGCCAGAATTAATTGCGCCGGTCAGCGATATGTTGGCGGTACTGGGCGAGGAAATTGATGGTGTGAAGGGTTTTTTGATGCGCAATCAATGGTTCAGTGCACCGCTGCTGGCCTATGGGATGGGCAAAGATTCCGCTAGTCAGGGCATGGTGCGTAATACCACGGCGGTTACTATGTTCAATGCAGGCATCAAAGAAAACGTGATTCCCCAGCAGGCTGAAGCCAAGGTCAATTTTCGTCTGCTGCCTGGTTTTACCCCCGCGCAACTTATTGCCGCGGTGAAAACAATTATTGATGATCCCGCAATTGAAATCAGTGCCAGCGACTGGAAGACTAATCCACCAGTAGCTGATATCAATGGCCCTGGTTATCAGCGCATAAAAGCAGCTATCAATAGTGTGTTACCTAACGCGCTGGTGACGCCGGGCTTACTGACTGCCAGTACGGATACGCCGCACTATGTAGGGTTAACTGAAAACATTTATCGCTTTCATCCGTTTACTGTGCAGATGGAAGATAGTAGTTCGGTGCATGGGACTAATGAGCGTATTGCTATTGAGGCTATGGTGACTGCGGTGGCCTTGTCGAAGGCGTTGATTAGTGAAGTGGGGAGACGGTAA
- a CDS encoding aminotransferase class V-fold PLP-dependent enzyme: MGAEHAWPAVSPIIPTFDQQAFLMWMKFLPEKPINPATALTPGGTHAFEHRWAMNEAFDFHLAIGKARVSSRIHDLNRQLKLGLANIKGVHLHTPVDQRLTSGIVAFEVDKVGPMDTVSTFKKHRIIATQAPYNPSYARLAPGLINTAEEVEYCVQTIAELAAS; the protein is encoded by the coding sequence ATGGGGGCGGAACATGCTTGGCCGGCGGTATCACCGATCATTCCGACCTTCGATCAGCAGGCGTTTTTAATGTGGATGAAATTCCTGCCGGAAAAACCGATCAACCCTGCCACTGCGCTAACGCCAGGTGGCACTCATGCTTTTGAGCATCGCTGGGCTATGAACGAGGCTTTTGATTTTCATCTGGCGATTGGCAAAGCGCGGGTAAGCAGTCGTATACACGACTTAAACCGTCAGCTTAAGCTGGGGTTGGCTAACATTAAAGGCGTTCATTTACACACACCGGTTGATCAGCGCCTCACGTCGGGCATCGTGGCGTTTGAGGTCGATAAGGTAGGGCCTATGGATACCGTGTCGACCTTTAAAAAACACCGGATTATTGCCACTCAAGCACCGTACAACCCTTCTTACGCACGCTTGGCTCCAGGTTTGATCAATACGGCTGAAGAAGTCGAATATTGCGTGCAAACGATTGCCGAGTTGGCCGCTAGTTGA
- a CDS encoding aminotransferase class V-fold PLP-dependent enzyme gives MGTNPRQFPLDPQWVHMSGFLLASQPLAVTRAIDKHRRALDLNPASYLLEEEHAAEQAVLAAAANYINGRPQDIALMQSTTEGLGLLYGGLSIRADQEILTTEHDHYATYNSLAFSAQRSGASISRIALYDKPALASIDEILGRIKRAINARTRIIAITWVHSGTGIKLPIAEISQLVAEANRGRSEAIGHYSVLMASTALV, from the coding sequence TTGGGCACAAATCCGCGCCAGTTTCCGCTGGATCCGCAGTGGGTTCATATGAGCGGTTTTCTGCTGGCGTCACAGCCGCTAGCGGTAACTCGCGCTATCGACAAACACCGTCGTGCGCTCGATCTCAATCCGGCCAGTTATTTGCTGGAGGAAGAGCATGCTGCTGAGCAAGCAGTGCTGGCCGCTGCGGCGAATTATATTAATGGGCGGCCGCAGGATATTGCTCTGATGCAAAGCACCACGGAGGGCTTGGGGCTTTTGTATGGTGGCTTAAGTATTCGCGCCGATCAGGAAATTCTCACCACCGAACACGATCATTATGCGACCTATAATTCGCTGGCCTTTAGTGCCCAGCGTAGCGGTGCCAGTATTTCGCGTATCGCACTTTACGATAAACCTGCCTTAGCCAGTATTGATGAAATCCTCGGGCGTATTAAACGGGCGATCAATGCCCGCACGCGTATTATCGCCATCACCTGGGTGCATTCGGGCACCGGGATAAAGTTGCCGATTGCCGAAATTTCCCAGTTAGTTGCCGAAGCCAATCGTGGCCGCAGTGAGGCGATCGGGCATTACTCTGTGTTGATGGCGTCCACGGCTTTGGTGTAG
- a CDS encoding choice-of-anchor D domain-containing protein, translating to MNTIKKHSLAFILSTMSIAVVADVTEDFEDGDFAGWNTSGTVTINTSKTIGAYSMRLKGGATAERSFAADGDVTVALAATSLETNNYCDVYVSEDGVNWGNSLITLNKVQDNGTFTTAMTTTNGGTTHIRYVQTGSAADYCYADGISIIGAGVPVPSINVAGSGAFGSVLVGENSTNTVTITNSGNAGLNVTTISGASTPFSLVNDGCSNTTVAASNDCSFDLVFTPNAETSFSATLTIANNDSNQTVSLSGTGVGTPPDPPTPSGDLHVFSGDGNVARTALTLSQLNGSSLSVMDFSQYSHGVAEIDADNSSAQEPTNTFQGRLVLNGGNPTVMNFNETTSGRAQAGNYNSPGTLPAFDFEFVQVGSHIIPKTRGLSVSGKIGAPDYQDWSYILEPGRVWDENNDNGYSRVAIPFALQENQANCTHNGVLTFAFKDDGSITNVAVQVGGETCLYFQYDLWGLVPAQYVAGSVSAAASLITDYEAEVLNRLPVKPLAEISDDYPNVIAANFATEQLSAPTTHGVFYNGIHYAAPCSTRHGDYPFCEVMGLPSYSTAKTAVANFAFALLVKQNSSARNIMVSTNVAECQDGINGTASVWSDVTVENALDMATGNYRLSSYEGDEGSSAVVNQFFLTFTHDEKIAHACERYIRKDTPNTHFSYHSSDTYIAGLAMDNYSSGDLFDKLVDEVYKPLKLSPVTYTTVRTEDSLADPYWSHGMTWHSDDMVKLAQLINDRGVINGQQVLDGDIMDDMLVKGGDLGLETYGSESRYLNGVWTYDMGQRSSPLCPVGSWVSYMSGYGGIGVVMFPNGAIFYYVSDSGSYAFGGAETELNKISSICGS from the coding sequence ATGAATACGATAAAAAAACATTCATTGGCCTTTATCTTATCGACAATGTCGATAGCCGTGGTAGCTGATGTAACCGAAGATTTTGAAGATGGCGATTTTGCTGGATGGAATACATCGGGCACTGTAACAATAAATACCAGTAAAACAATCGGTGCTTATTCCATGCGACTTAAGGGTGGAGCTACCGCAGAACGCAGTTTTGCGGCTGATGGTGATGTGACCGTCGCTCTGGCTGCAACCAGTTTGGAAACTAATAACTACTGTGATGTCTATGTTTCTGAGGATGGTGTTAACTGGGGTAATTCATTAATTACTTTGAATAAGGTCCAGGATAACGGTACGTTTACCACGGCTATGACTACCACCAATGGTGGCACAACCCATATCCGTTATGTGCAAACCGGTTCCGCTGCAGATTACTGCTATGCCGATGGCATTAGTATTATTGGTGCTGGTGTGCCGGTGCCAAGTATTAATGTAGCGGGTAGTGGTGCTTTTGGCAGTGTGTTGGTGGGTGAGAACTCAACGAATACCGTTACCATTACTAACAGCGGTAATGCCGGTTTAAATGTGACCACTATTAGCGGCGCTAGTACGCCCTTTAGTCTGGTCAATGATGGCTGTAGCAACACAACGGTTGCTGCCAGTAATGACTGTTCATTTGATTTGGTGTTTACGCCAAACGCAGAAACCAGTTTTAGTGCGACACTGACTATTGCTAATAACGACAGTAATCAAACCGTTTCTCTAAGTGGTACAGGGGTAGGCACACCTCCCGATCCACCCACGCCATCAGGTGACCTGCATGTATTTAGCGGTGACGGTAATGTTGCGCGTACTGCCTTAACCCTTAGTCAATTAAACGGCTCTAGCTTAAGCGTGATGGATTTTTCTCAATACAGTCACGGTGTGGCTGAAATTGATGCTGATAATTCTAGCGCGCAAGAGCCCACTAATACGTTTCAGGGTCGTTTGGTTCTCAATGGCGGCAATCCAACCGTGATGAACTTTAATGAAACCACATCAGGTCGTGCTCAGGCGGGTAACTACAATAGCCCAGGCACTTTGCCGGCGTTTGATTTTGAGTTTGTGCAAGTAGGTTCACACATTATTCCTAAAACACGCGGTTTAAGCGTGAGCGGTAAAATTGGTGCGCCAGATTATCAAGACTGGAGCTATATTTTAGAACCCGGCCGAGTTTGGGATGAAAATAATGATAATGGCTATAGTCGTGTTGCTATACCGTTTGCGTTACAAGAAAATCAGGCTAACTGCACCCATAATGGCGTGCTAACTTTTGCCTTTAAAGACGATGGTTCAATCACCAATGTAGCCGTGCAAGTGGGCGGCGAAACCTGTTTATACTTTCAGTATGATTTGTGGGGTTTAGTCCCTGCCCAATATGTTGCTGGTAGTGTTTCGGCAGCGGCTAGCCTAATTACAGATTATGAAGCGGAAGTGCTTAATCGTTTGCCGGTAAAACCGCTTGCTGAAATAAGTGACGACTACCCCAATGTTATTGCGGCAAATTTTGCTACTGAGCAGTTGTCAGCCCCCACTACTCATGGTGTGTTTTATAACGGCATTCACTATGCGGCACCCTGCAGTACGCGGCATGGCGATTACCCTTTTTGTGAAGTGATGGGTTTGCCTTCTTACTCTACGGCCAAAACCGCTGTTGCAAATTTTGCCTTCGCCTTGCTGGTAAAACAAAACAGCAGTGCCCGCAATATCATGGTATCCACTAATGTTGCTGAATGTCAGGATGGTATTAATGGGACTGCTTCTGTCTGGAGTGATGTAACGGTAGAAAATGCATTGGACATGGCAACCGGTAACTATCGCTTATCCTCTTATGAGGGTGATGAAGGTAGCAGCGCGGTGGTTAATCAGTTTTTCCTAACCTTTACCCATGATGAAAAAATCGCTCATGCATGTGAACGATATATACGTAAAGACACACCCAATACGCATTTTTCTTATCACTCTTCAGATACCTACATAGCTGGTTTGGCAATGGATAACTACAGTTCTGGCGATCTATTCGACAAGTTAGTTGATGAGGTTTATAAACCGCTGAAACTTAGCCCGGTTACCTACACCACAGTTCGTACTGAAGATTCGCTGGCCGACCCCTATTGGAGTCACGGGATGACATGGCACAGTGATGACATGGTGAAGTTGGCTCAGTTGATTAATGATCGTGGTGTGATTAATGGCCAGCAAGTACTCGATGGCGACATTATGGATGACATGCTGGTTAAGGGTGGTGATCTGGGTTTGGAAACCTACGGCTCGGAATCAAGATACCTCAACGGAGTGTGGACATATGATATGGGGCAGCGTTCTAGTCCTCTATGTCCTGTAGGTTCATGGGTTAGTTATATGTCTGGTTACGGTGGTATTGGCGTGGTGATGTTTCCTAACGGCGCCATATTTTATTATGTGAGCGATAGTGGTAGTTATGCCTTTGGTGGCGCTGAAACTGAGCTTAATAAAATTAGCAGTATCTGCGGCAGTTAA
- a CDS encoding YraN family protein, protein MLERWRTKRKQDNRATSNTSTTGAHIEQQTEHWLTQQGLSSLHRNYRCREGEIDLIMRDAEHLVFVEVRYRKRHQYGDGLESVDWRKQQKLQKAAAHYLLRYPQYNNYPCRFDVVAVCPQNKAQQATNNNAKLHWSWIKNAFSG, encoded by the coding sequence ATGCTGGAGCGATGGCGAACTAAGCGCAAACAAGATAACCGTGCAACTTCTAACACCAGTACCACGGGCGCACATATAGAGCAACAAACCGAACACTGGCTGACACAACAAGGCCTAAGCTCGCTGCACCGCAACTACCGCTGCCGCGAAGGTGAAATAGACTTGATAATGCGTGATGCCGAGCATCTGGTGTTTGTCGAAGTACGCTATCGCAAACGGCATCAATATGGTGACGGTTTGGAAAGTGTCGATTGGCGCAAGCAACAAAAATTACAAAAAGCGGCAGCACATTATTTATTGCGATATCCGCAATACAATAATTATCCCTGCCGTTTTGATGTAGTGGCAGTATGCCCGCAAAACAAAGCGCAACAAGCGACTAACAACAATGCTAAACTGCATTGGTCGTGGATAAAAAATGCCTTCAGCGGTTAA
- a CDS encoding SIS domain-containing protein: protein MDLDQQVIELFHSSIDTTMRTLDEQAARVTDCGTLLAQCLLSENKILCCGEGISGALAQVFCSHLLNRFDYERPGLPAINLSADATTLMSLSSDSHFKDIFAHQIRALGQRSDLLLIITNSDASGTSLEAIKAAHDREMIVLCLSDQSSNDFSALLQPEDIELCVPSSNRARVAEVHLKIINYLSELIDLQLFGSH from the coding sequence ATGGATTTGGATCAACAGGTAATAGAGCTGTTCCATAGCAGTATCGATACCACCATGCGCACGCTTGACGAGCAAGCAGCCAGGGTTACTGACTGCGGCACATTGCTTGCCCAATGTCTTTTAAGCGAGAACAAAATCCTCTGTTGCGGCGAAGGCATTAGCGGCGCATTAGCACAGGTTTTTTGCTCACACCTATTAAATCGTTTTGATTATGAGCGCCCTGGCTTACCGGCGATCAATTTGAGTGCCGACGCCACCACACTGATGTCGCTTAGTAGCGATAGCCACTTTAAAGATATCTTCGCTCATCAAATCCGTGCACTGGGCCAGCGCAGCGATCTATTACTAATCATTACCAATAGCGATGCTTCTGGCACCAGCCTTGAAGCGATTAAAGCCGCTCATGACAGGGAAATGATTGTGCTGTGTTTAAGCGACCAAAGTAGCAATGATTTCTCCGCGCTACTGCAACCCGAAGATATAGAATTATGCGTACCCAGCTCCAATCGAGCGCGGGTGGCAGAAGTCCACTTGAAAATTATTAATTACTTATCCGAACTTATTGATCTACAACTTTTTGGGAGCCACTAA
- a CDS encoding BON domain-containing protein, translating into MNRLIPIIAILSTLVFIQSCSSIISATTADPIKENEGERTSGSYLDDEIIETKALVNIDKADPELAQSHIVVVSYNRIVLLAGQVRSEELRQLAAATVAKIGNVRRVNNEITVSGTSSLVARSNDSWITTKVKTKLLADSAIEGGRIKVVTENGVVYLMGLVTKDEASRAAEAARTTAGVQKVVRIFEYF; encoded by the coding sequence GTGAATAGACTCATACCTATCATCGCTATTTTATCAACGCTGGTTTTTATCCAGAGCTGTAGCTCTATTATTTCTGCGACTACGGCTGACCCGATTAAAGAAAATGAAGGCGAACGCACTAGCGGATCCTATCTGGATGATGAAATTATTGAAACTAAAGCGCTGGTCAATATCGACAAAGCTGATCCCGAATTAGCCCAGTCGCATATTGTAGTGGTGAGCTATAACCGCATTGTGCTACTAGCGGGACAAGTCCGCAGCGAAGAACTACGACAACTTGCGGCAGCGACAGTAGCGAAAATAGGCAATGTACGCCGAGTGAATAATGAAATCACTGTCTCAGGTACTTCATCATTAGTCGCCCGCTCCAATGACAGCTGGATCACCACTAAAGTAAAAACCAAACTACTTGCCGATAGCGCTATTGAAGGTGGCCGGATTAAAGTAGTTACCGAAAACGGTGTGGTTTATTTGATGGGGCTGGTAACTAAAGACGAGGCTAGCCGCGCGGCAGAAGCAGCGCGAACCACCGCCGGGGTACAAAAAGTAGTACGGATTTTTGAATACTTCTAA